The genomic window TACTTAACAACGTCCTGAGGCTCAATTTCCTGGAGTGCTATAACACTCGCTCTGTACTTTTCGTGGATTTTAAGGATTTTAGACAGGCATGATGGTCTTGTTATGACATCACCTAAAAGTACAGCAAAGTAGCTGTTGCCAACAAAATCTTTTGCTTGGAGAATAGCATGTCCCAGACCCAGAGCTTCCTTCTGGCGTACATAGTTTATATTTGCAAGTTCACTTATCCTGCTTATTTCCTTGAGGACATCGGACTTTCCTGCTTTTTCAAGATAAACCTCCAGTTCGGGATTTCTGTCAAAATGGTCTTCAATAGCTCTCTTACCTCTTCCTGTAACCATAAGAATATTCTTCAAACTTGAGCCAAGAGCTTCTTCCACAACATACTGTATCGTAGGTTTGTCGAAAACAGGAAGCATCTCCTTGGGCTGAGCCTTTGTTATTGGAAGAAATCTCGTGCCATGTCCCGCTGCAGGTATAACAGCCTTTAGCGATTCCCCCCTGCCCTCGTAAACCTCGAAGACAGCAATAAATTCGAGATTCTCTTTACATGTGTTGAAAACCCTGTGAAAAGTCCCCTTGGGCACAGTGAAAATATCACCTGCTTCAGCCGTGTATTTCTTGTTTCCGAGTAGAATCTCACCCTTACCTGAGATAAAGTGATAAATCTCCTCTGCATTCTCATGCTCGTGTCCTGTGGTTGATTTTTCAGTATGCAGCACAGTGAGAGATAATACAAGATCACTCATCTTTATATCATAAACTTCATATCGTTCATCTTTCTTAACAAGCCTGCCGTTCTTTTTAAGCTCATCTACCCTCAGCTTCAATGCTTTCATAAAAGTCCTCCTCATTATTATATATGTATTCTATTTTGATATAAATTTTATGCACTTACTTCCATAGGGGCCTGACTCCTGGCCTTCAATAACAACAAAGTGGCATATTTTTATTCTCTTACCGCATCTTTTACAGTTTGCAGAACATTCTCTCTTCACAATATTAAAGCTGAAAGGCTCTCTGGTCAAGATGAATATCCTGTTATTCTCCCTTTTTATTATTCCTCTGTTCTCTCCGAGAGCCAGAGTCTGAGACGCAACCTCGCTGAGCTTTGAAACACTCCTTATAATATCCATGGCCTCCCCGACACTCAGTTCATGTTCTGCAAGAGATAGGAGTCGGAGAGCCAGTTCTACTTTCTCCTGAATCACCTTCTCCTTAATCATACTAAAATTTATATTCGCATAGATTATAATACTTCCCTATCAAAAATATCAAGAGAGGATTATGATGATCAAACAGGTACCGAAGGGTATGAACTTCAGAAAGTTAGAGGAGAATATACAGAAATGGTGGGAAGAGAACGGGATTTATGAAAAGGTCATGGAGGAGTTTGAAGAAGGGCAGAAATATTATTTTCTTGAT from archaeon BMS3Bbin15 includes these protein-coding regions:
- the gtaB gene encoding UTP--glucose-1-phosphate uridylyltransferase, with product MKALKLRVDELKKNGRLVKKDERYEVYDIKMSDLVLSLTVLHTEKSTTGHEHENAEEIYHFISGKGEILLGNKKYTAEAGDIFTVPKGTFHRVFNTCKENLEFIAVFEVYEGRGESLKAVIPAAGHGTRFLPITKAQPKEMLPVFDKPTIQYVVEEALGSSLKNILMVTGRGKRAIEDHFDRNPELEVYLEKAGKSDVLKEISRISELANINYVRQKEALGLGHAILQAKDFVGNSYFAVLLGDVITRPSCLSKILKIHEKYRASVIALQEIEPQDVVKYGVVKKGRELENGTFMIEDLVEKPEVREAPSNLAIVGRYILSSRIFDILEKGEKGKDGEIQLTDAIKRLIESEEKVIGFKFSGKVYDIGNKSSWMKSSIELALESESGNELRKYLKGILSSPQ